The following is a genomic window from Bacteroidia bacterium.
CCGGCGAGGGGCAGTTCCCGGCCGGGAGCATGGGACCGAAAGTGGAGTCCGCCATCCGCTTCATCGAAAGCGGGGGCCGTGAAGTCATCATCACGTCATTTGAATATCTCACCAGCGCGCTCGACGGCAACGACGGCACGCGCATTGTTCCATAACCGGCACAGGAAGGACAGAGCATGAAACTCCGCCATCTCGTCGAATCTCAGCAGTTCACCGTGCCTCTGCTGATGGAGTTGTTCGACCGTACGCGCATGATGGAAAAGGTGCTGGCCCGCGGCGGCACCCGCGATTACGCACAGTACATCATGGGGACGCTGTTCTATAAGCCGAGCACGCGTACGCGTTTCTCCTTCGAAGCCGCCATGCACCGTCTCGGCGGCCGTGTGCTCTCCACCGAGCACGCAATGGAGTTCTCCTCCGAAATCGAAGGAGAAAAAATCGAGGATACCATCCGAATCATCGGCAATTATTGCGATGTTATCGTGTTGCGCCACCATGAGGAGGGAGGCGCCACACGCGCGGCAAGCGTGTCCACGATTCCCGTCATCAATGCCGGAGACGGTGCGGGCGGGCAGCACCCCACACAGGCGTTGCTCGATCTCTACACCATTTACAACGAATGCAAAACACTGGACGGTCTGTCCGTCGCGCTCATCGGTGCCCTCGATCACGGGCGCACCGCCCGCTCGCTCGCGTATCTGCTCGGGAAGTTTGACCGTACGAAGCTGTATTTCATCGCTCCCGAGGAAATGCAGATCGGCCGGGACATCCTCGACTATCTCGACAAGCACGACGTCGCGTATGAATTGGCCTCCACCACGAAGGGCATACTGAAAAGCATGGATGTCGTTTATCAGACACGCATCGACAAAGACCGTCTGCGCAAGCGCGATATCGATTTGTCGCATTACAACATCGACAGTACGGTTCTGCGCGAATTGAAAAAGGACGCCATCATCATGCATCCCCTGCCGCGCTCGGTGGAAATTGACCATGCGGTGGACGACGATCCGCGCGCGGCGTATTTCCGCCAGACGCGCAACGGTCTCACCGTTCGCATGGCGCTGCTCACCATGCTTCTCGAACAAGAATAAACCGATACGACAACACAGGTAGCACTATGAACACACAGGATTATATCGCTCTCGAAGAACAATACGGCGCTCACAACTATCATCCCCTGGACGTTGTCGTCGCACAAGCCGAAGGCGCCTGGGTCACCGACGTCGAAGGTAAGCGCTTTCTCGACTGTCTGGCCGCCTATTCCGCGGTGAATCAGGGTCATTGCCACCCGCGCATCATGGAGGCCTTCGTGGATCAAGCGAGGCGCGTCACGCTCACAAGCCGCGCTTTTCGCAACGACCAGTTGCCCATGCTGTATAAGAAGCTGCATGAGATGACCGGTTACGACATGTCCCTGCCGATGAACTCCGGCGCCGAAGCTGTGGAAACAGCCATCAAGACCGCGCGTCGCTGGGCCTATGACGTCAAGGGCCTTCCGGAGAACAAGGCGGAGATCATCGTTGCCTCCGGCAATTTTCACGGCCGCACGACCACCATCGTCGGTTTCTCCGATGATCCGTCGTCGTTCAAGGGCTTCGGACCGTATTGCACCGAAGCCTTCCCGATGCACGAATACGGCAATCTCGACGATCTGAAATCGAAGATCACGCCGAACACTGCGGCCATCATGGTCGAACCGATTCAGGGCGAAGGCGGCATCGTGATTCCGCCCGATGGCTACCTGAAAGGTATCGAGCAAATCTGCCGCGAAAACAACCTCCTGTTCATCTGCGATGAAATTCAGGCGGGTCTCGGTCGCAGCGGTAAGCTCTTCGCGCATTACTACGAAGGTGTTCGGCCAGACATTGTGATTATCGGCAAGGCGCTTTCCGGTGGCTTTTACCCCGTATCCGCCATTCTGGCCGACAAGCATATTCTGGGTGTGATCAAGCCGGGCGAGCATGGTTCAACCTTCGGAGGTAATCCTCTTGCCGCCGCCGTCGCCGTGCGTGCTCTCGAAGTTATCGAGGAGGAAAAACTCATCGAGCGTTCCGCCGAACTCGGCGAATATTTCGCCGGAAAACTCCGCTCCATGGATTCTCCGCATATCGTGAAGGTCCGCGCGCGTGGATTGTGGATCGGCCTCGTACTGGATACGAAGGCACGACCGTACTGCGAAGCACTCATGCGCGAGGGCATTCTCTGCAAGGAGACGCATGTGAACATCATCCGTTTCGCTCCTCCCCTCGTCATCACGAAGGATGAGATAGACTGGGCGCTCGAGCGCATCGAAAACGTACTCAAGACCGTGTAATACAAGTTCATCGTTCATTTATCCGATCAATGGAGAGATCCATGGCAGTAACAAGCAATCGCATCAACACCCTCATCGTCGGCGCCGCCGGACGCGATTTCCATAACTTCAACATGGTGTATCGCGACAACGAGCTGTACAATGTCGTCGCCTTCACCGCAGCCCAGATCCCGGATATCGCGGGCCGCAAATATCCCGCTTCCCTCGCAGGCAAGCTCTATCCGAAAGGGATTCCCATCCACGCCGAGGCCGACCTCGAGAAGTTGATCGTCAAGCACAATGTGCAGGAAGTGGTGTTCGCCTACAGCGACGTCACGTACGAGCATGTGATGAGCATCGGTTCCCGTGCCACCGCGGCCGGCGCGCATTTCAAAATCCTCAGCGCGAAAGACACGATGATCGTGAGCAACAAGCCCGTGATCTCGATCTGTGCCGTACGCACCGGCAGCGGAAAGAGCCAGACCACGCGCAAAGTGGCGAATATTCTCCAGGCCATGGGTCTCAAGGTTGCGGCTATTCGCCACCCCATGCCGTATGGTGACCTCGCCAAGCAGAAGGTACAGCGTTTCGGCTCCATCGCCGATCTCAAGAAGCACAATTGCACCATCGAGGAAATGGAAGAGTATGAACCGCATATCGTCAACGGCACCATTATCTATGCCGGCGTCGACTACGCGGCCATTCTCGAACAGGCGGAGAAGGAAGCCGATATCATTCTGTGGGATGGCGGCAACAACGACATGCCGTTCTACAAGCCGGACCTCAACATCGTCGTCGCCGATCCTCTGCGCGTCGGCAACGAGCTCGAGTACTATCCCTCCGAGGCCAACCTTCGTCTCGCCGATGTGGTCATCATCAACAAGATCGACAGCGCGGATCCTTCCGAGGTGCATGAACTGCGCGAGAACATCCGCAGCGTCAACAAGACGGCGCGCATCGTCGAAGCCGCCTCTCCGCTCATCGTCGAGCGCGGCGAGCAGATCCTCGGCAAGCGCGTGCTGGTCGTCGAAGACGGCCCCACGCTCACCCACGGCGAAATGCAGTTCGGTGCCGGCACTGTGGCCGCGCTGAAATTCGGTGCCGCAGAGCTCATCGATCCCCGTCAGTGGGCCGTCGGAAAGATCAAAGAGACCTTCGAGATCTATCCCGAAATCGGTACCTTGCTCCCCGCCATGGGCTACGGTGAAAAGCAGATCAAGGATCTTACCACCACCATCGACAAGGTGCCCTGCGACCTCGTCGTCGTGGGTACGCCCATTGATCTCAAGCGCGTCGCAAAATTCAAGAAACCCGCGGTGCGCGTCCAGTACGAATTGCAGGAAATCGGCGAGCCCAGTCTCAAGACCATTCTCGACGAGTTCACGCAAAAACTCTGATGCGCCCTTCGGTACGGCGACGTACCCGCGATAATGAAAAACTCCCGCCCATCGGCGGGAGTTTTTTTGAGCGGGGCGTCGGTTGCGCGCGGAAGGGCTGACCGGGCGAAATCCGTTGTCATCGCCTCACGGATTGATCGAGATGCCGAGGAAGTACTGTTTCCCTCCATTGAGCTGCGTAAGGCGATGCCCCACATCCACGCGCAGCAGACCGAAGACACGATCAAGAGATAATCCCGCCTCGAAGAGGGGGCGCGTCGCTGTGCGTATCTCCCGCGTGAGCATGACTGCGGAAGCCTCGCGCATGCGCGTCCAGCCCGCTGCTGCGAAAATTCGGAGTTCCCACACATCTGCGGCAAGCAACCCCATGGAGGGCAGCCCCAACAGAAGGAAAGGCAGCTTTCCGAAGTTGTGCTCCAGAAACACCGTTGCTTGCTCGTCGCCCCCGAATTCTCCGAGAGCGAGTGTCCTGAAGCGGAACGGCGCTGTCATCCACGTTTCACTCCCGGGAAGCGTGAGCATGTCCTGTACCGGCAGTTGCGCTGTGGATCGCTGCCAGGAAAGGCGGAATGCGCCGCTCCCGAGCGTTCCGAGTGTGTATCCGCCTCCTACCGCCGCCCCGGGAATAAAGACGTCCCACTCTGCGCCGGCTATGGAAAAGGACCGATATTCCAGCCAGAGGTCCGGCGCCAAATCGGAAGGCTTGAATGCCGCTCGATGCACACCGTCCGCCTCGAGTGTCCTGTTCCTGAAGTCGCCGCGCAATCCGAGCTTCAACCGCCATGCGCTGCCGTCATTGATCGGTGGGTTTTCCAGATACGTTCCCTCGCCGACCAGACTCCAATCCGAGTGTTTGCTTGCGGACGCGGCGTGGGAATACTCCACTCCGAGGTCCGCTTTGAGCCACGGCAGGGGATGTGTTTCCCAGAGCAGACGACCGCCGCTGCGGTAGTAGTAATCGAAGGCGTCAAAGCGGTCCAGCAGAATCATGCTTGTAACAAAAAACGTGTTGAGCAGCGGTTCATCGCGATACAGGATCGCAAGATCGTGAAAAGCCGAGACGGTCAGTTGCGAGCGGTCCCGCGATCCCAGGGACAGCTGCATGTTGCCGCTCCCTTTCGGCCGTCTGTCCAGAAAACCGTAGCGCAACGAGGCGGACCAGCTTCGCAGCCGATCCGTCACATGCGTCGAGGCGTACGGGAAGCCTATCGACAGACCCTCCACACGATTGAACTGCACGGCTTCAACCAGACCCGGAATTTGCGAGATCAAATCCCCTTGTTGTAGTTCCTTCCCGGTCACGACATGGCCGAGGTTATAATCCTTCATTTTCGCAGCGCGGACCTGCGCCACACTGTCGGAAATCATGTAGATGGTATCATCCACGAGCGACCGCGGCTGCAGGCGGCGCAGTTCCCAGTCATCGGAAGTGAAGGAATCGGCTGTCGGGAGCACCTCCACCTGATAGTCGTCGAACACGGCAGCGATATCCGGCGGGTTGCATATATATTCGGCTATCACCGAGCTTCCCTCCAGCGAGAGCCACGCCTTCATCCCCATCAGGTTCAGATATCCCTGGACCTGCAGATTTGCCGCGCTGGGAAGCCAGAAGCGCTCCTCGTACAGGCTGAACTGTTGCCGGAAGGTGAAGCTCGACATCATGGGGAGTATTACGGCGCAGGCCTCTGGCGTGAAGCGCAGATCGACCTGCGTGATGGACCAGGTGGAATCTTCGATGTAATAGTATCCCGAGACCGCCGCGGCCAGGCGCGAACGGGGCAGGACGCGGATCCGCCAGATGCGGAGGCGCTCTCCTTCCGACACCCCTGCGACGCTGTAGTAATACACATCGTCAAGACCCGCCTCGGATATGGGACCCGTGATGCTCGCGCTGTAAA
Proteins encoded in this region:
- the pyrB gene encoding aspartate carbamoyltransferase translates to MKLRHLVESQQFTVPLLMELFDRTRMMEKVLARGGTRDYAQYIMGTLFYKPSTRTRFSFEAAMHRLGGRVLSTEHAMEFSSEIEGEKIEDTIRIIGNYCDVIVLRHHEEGGATRAASVSTIPVINAGDGAGGQHPTQALLDLYTIYNECKTLDGLSVALIGALDHGRTARSLAYLLGKFDRTKLYFIAPEEMQIGRDILDYLDKHDVAYELASTTKGILKSMDVVYQTRIDKDRLRKRDIDLSHYNIDSTVLRELKKDAIIMHPLPRSVEIDHAVDDDPRAAYFRQTRNGLTVRMALLTMLLEQE
- the rocD gene encoding ornithine--oxo-acid transaminase yields the protein MNTQDYIALEEQYGAHNYHPLDVVVAQAEGAWVTDVEGKRFLDCLAAYSAVNQGHCHPRIMEAFVDQARRVTLTSRAFRNDQLPMLYKKLHEMTGYDMSLPMNSGAEAVETAIKTARRWAYDVKGLPENKAEIIVASGNFHGRTTTIVGFSDDPSSFKGFGPYCTEAFPMHEYGNLDDLKSKITPNTAAIMVEPIQGEGGIVIPPDGYLKGIEQICRENNLLFICDEIQAGLGRSGKLFAHYYEGVRPDIVIIGKALSGGFYPVSAILADKHILGVIKPGEHGSTFGGNPLAAAVAVRALEVIEEEKLIERSAELGEYFAGKLRSMDSPHIVKVRARGLWIGLVLDTKARPYCEALMREGILCKETHVNIIRFAPPLVITKDEIDWALERIENVLKTV
- a CDS encoding cyclic 2,3-diphosphoglycerate synthase, with product MAVTSNRINTLIVGAAGRDFHNFNMVYRDNELYNVVAFTAAQIPDIAGRKYPASLAGKLYPKGIPIHAEADLEKLIVKHNVQEVVFAYSDVTYEHVMSIGSRATAAGAHFKILSAKDTMIVSNKPVISICAVRTGSGKSQTTRKVANILQAMGLKVAAIRHPMPYGDLAKQKVQRFGSIADLKKHNCTIEEMEEYEPHIVNGTIIYAGVDYAAILEQAEKEADIILWDGGNNDMPFYKPDLNIVVADPLRVGNELEYYPSEANLRLADVVIINKIDSADPSEVHELRENIRSVNKTARIVEAASPLIVERGEQILGKRVLVVEDGPTLTHGEMQFGAGTVAALKFGAAELIDPRQWAVGKIKETFEIYPEIGTLLPAMGYGEKQIKDLTTTIDKVPCDLVVVGTPIDLKRVAKFKKPAVRVQYELQEIGEPSLKTILDEFTQKL
- a CDS encoding DUF5686 and carboxypeptidase regulatory-like domain-containing protein; this encodes MSRHTSCIFLFLLLIVTAGARGQTHVITGEVRDASTREGLAFAHVFVVENASGVVTNKEGLYRLQLPPGSWTIRVSSIGYESKTRRFTVQGNESGMDFALRPRTYTLDEVTVTPDDSLARLIVTRARLAREQRQRTLHSYHMRAHNKVYSRIDSTWNMSKELEKDLKASFLDIAETQTEAWFACPNKRKEKVHARQQSDLFKEMGRNITSGFARMDCSQEELGFYSASITGPISEAGLDDVYYYSVAGVSEGERLRIWRIRVLPRSRLAAAVSGYYYIEDSTWSITQVDLRFTPEACAVILPMMSSFTFRQQFSLYEERFWLPSAANLQVQGYLNLMGMKAWLSLEGSSVIAEYICNPPDIAAVFDDYQVEVLPTADSFTSDDWELRRLQPRSLVDDTIYMISDSVAQVRAAKMKDYNLGHVVTGKELQQGDLISQIPGLVEAVQFNRVEGLSIGFPYASTHVTDRLRSWSASLRYGFLDRRPKGSGNMQLSLGSRDRSQLTVSAFHDLAILYRDEPLLNTFFVTSMILLDRFDAFDYYYRSGGRLLWETHPLPWLKADLGVEYSHAASASKHSDWSLVGEGTYLENPPINDGSAWRLKLGLRGDFRNRTLEADGVHRAAFKPSDLAPDLWLEYRSFSIAGAEWDVFIPGAAVGGGYTLGTLGSGAFRLSWQRSTAQLPVQDMLTLPGSETWMTAPFRFRTLALGEFGGDEQATVFLEHNFGKLPFLLLGLPSMGLLAADVWELRIFAAAGWTRMREASAVMLTREIRTATRPLFEAGLSLDRVFGLLRVDVGHRLTQLNGGKQYFLGISINP